Below is a window of Terriglobales bacterium DNA.
CGCGCCAACGGCTGGCGGGGCGTCGGGGCCTCGTACACAACCGAAAAACCGAAATTGTGCCGGATATCGAAGTCGGAGCTGGCGCGGCGCAGGAAGGACGGCAGCCCTGCCGCCAACTCCGCTGCCGTCGGCAGGAATGCCTGCGTGGAGACACCGTTCAAGTTGACCGAGTTGCCGGTTGACTGTGTGTCGATGGAGTGCGACCACGTATAGGAGACGATCGCCCCCAGCCCATGCGAAAACTGCCGCTGGAATTTCGTGACCAGCGCGTGATACTCGGAGTCGGCCGCATTGCGGAACACGGTGAGGGTATCGCCCACGGTGCCATTGCCCAGGTACGCAGGATTGACCCTGTTCGGGGGATACAGCACGGGCGCCAGGAGGTGGCGGCCCAGCGCGCCGACGTAGCCAATTTCGAGGCTCTGCCGCCCCGCGATCTGCTGCTCGAGCGTGAGGTTCATCTCGTGCACGTAGGGCAGGCTGAAGCGCGGGTCAATCAACTGGTCGGTCCCCTGCGAAATCGGGAAGGTGAACTGATCGGGGAAGACCGGCGGAACCACAAACCGCTGGTTGGCCACGGAGACGGGGAAAGGCACCGTCGCGATGGCCGGGCCGGTGTAGGGCGGCAGGGTGCACGGGGCAAGGTTGTTGCAACGCGCGCTATAAGGTCCCTGCACGGTGGCGGCTGCATTGGCGCCGCTGTCGTAGAAGACACCATAGCCGGCGCGCACCACGCGCGCCCAGCGATTGCTGCGGGAGAGCTGGTATGCCAAGCCGAGCCGTGGCGCGAAGTTCGCCCAGCGCGTCTCAAACGTCGCGGCACCCAGCGGCAGCACCTTCATCGTGCGCGCATCCGCTGGGTTCCAGGTGTCCGGATCGATGGCAAACACCGGGAAGGTGAGGTAGTCGACCGGGGGATTCAGGTCCCAGCGCACGCCGTATGTCGCGGTCAACCGGTCGGTGATGCGCCAGGTGTCCTGCGCATACGCCGA
It encodes the following:
- a CDS encoding TonB-dependent receptor, with translation SAYAQDTWRITDRLTATYGVRWDLNPPVDYLTFPVFAIDPDTWNPADARTMKVLPLGAATFETRWANFAPRLGLAYQLSRSNRWARVVRAGYGVFYDSGANAAATVQGPYSARCNNLAPCTLPPYTGPAIATVPFPVSVANQRFVVPPVFPDQFTFPISQGTDQLIDPRFSLPYVHEMNLTLEQQIAGRQSLEIGYVGALGRHLLAPVLYPPNRVNPAYLGNGTVGDTLTVFRNAADSEYHALVTKFQRQFSHGLGAIVSYTWSHSIDTQSTGNSVNLNGVSTQAFLPTAAELAAGLPSFLRRASSDFDIRHNFGFSVVYEAPTPRQPLARALLGHWTLAPIYHYQGAMPLDVIANATATIGGATGVGQRPMLIPGVPIYVTGSDCVAQYAASGRGSICPGGRALNAAPVSASAAASVGCLAPTTSNAKGAFCTPAPVGGQAISGNAGRNILRGFPLQELDFSVHRDFPFKERFRLRFQADLFNVFNHPNFGPPGSNVSATNFGFSGAMANSFLGGSSSSGAGFNPVFSTGAPRNAQFALKLFF